A genomic stretch from Kribbella amoyensis includes:
- a CDS encoding aldehyde dehydrogenase family protein — protein sequence MSRFEYAPAPESRAIVDIRSSYGLFVNGAFVEATDGKPFKTVSPASEEVLAEVSEAGPADVDKAVKAARKAFDKVWGPMAGRDRAKYLFRIARLIQERSRELAVLESLDNGKPIRESRDVDLPLVAAHFFYYAGWADKLEYAGAGPDPRPWGVAGQVIPWNFPLLMLAWKIAPALAAGNTVVLKPAETTPLTALAFAEICQQADLPPGVVNIVTGAGRTGQALIEHPDVDKIAFTGSTAVGRSIAKAVAGTDKKVTLELGGKAANIVFEDAPIDQTVEGIVNGIFFNQGHVCCAGSRLLVQESVYDEVLGRLKRRMETLRVGDPLDKNTDIGAINSSAQLARIRELSQVGEDEGAERWSPECELPAQGYWFPPTVFTGVTQAHRIAREEIFGPVLSVLTFRTPAEAVEKANNTPFGLSAGVWTDKGSRILWMANQLRAGVVWANTFNRFDPTSPFGGYKESGYGREGGRHGLEAYLAH from the coding sequence ATGAGCAGATTCGAGTACGCACCGGCCCCCGAGTCGCGGGCCATCGTGGACATCAGGTCCTCCTACGGGCTGTTCGTCAACGGCGCCTTCGTCGAGGCGACGGACGGCAAGCCGTTCAAGACGGTGAGCCCGGCGTCGGAGGAGGTGCTGGCCGAGGTCAGCGAGGCCGGCCCGGCTGACGTCGACAAGGCGGTGAAGGCGGCCCGCAAGGCGTTCGACAAGGTCTGGGGCCCGATGGCTGGCCGGGACCGGGCCAAGTACCTGTTCCGGATCGCGCGGCTGATCCAGGAGCGGTCCCGTGAGCTCGCGGTGCTGGAGTCGCTGGACAACGGCAAGCCGATCCGCGAGTCCCGCGACGTCGACCTCCCGTTGGTCGCGGCGCACTTCTTCTACTACGCGGGCTGGGCCGACAAGCTCGAGTACGCCGGCGCCGGGCCCGACCCGCGGCCGTGGGGTGTGGCCGGCCAGGTGATCCCGTGGAACTTCCCGTTGCTGATGCTCGCGTGGAAGATCGCCCCCGCGCTCGCGGCCGGGAACACGGTCGTGCTGAAGCCGGCCGAGACCACCCCGCTGACCGCGCTCGCGTTCGCCGAGATCTGCCAGCAGGCCGACCTCCCGCCGGGCGTCGTCAACATCGTCACCGGGGCCGGCCGAACCGGCCAGGCGCTGATCGAGCACCCGGACGTGGACAAGATCGCGTTCACCGGATCGACGGCGGTCGGCCGCTCGATCGCGAAGGCGGTGGCCGGTACCGACAAGAAGGTGACGCTCGAGCTCGGCGGCAAGGCGGCGAACATCGTCTTCGAGGACGCGCCGATCGACCAGACCGTCGAGGGCATCGTCAACGGCATCTTCTTCAACCAGGGCCACGTCTGCTGCGCCGGGTCGCGGCTGCTGGTCCAGGAGAGCGTGTACGACGAGGTTCTCGGCCGGCTCAAGCGCCGGATGGAGACCCTGCGCGTCGGCGACCCGCTGGACAAGAACACCGACATCGGCGCGATCAACTCGTCGGCCCAGCTGGCCCGGATCCGCGAGCTGTCCCAGGTCGGCGAGGACGAGGGCGCCGAGCGCTGGTCGCCGGAGTGCGAGCTGCCGGCCCAGGGGTACTGGTTCCCGCCGACCGTGTTCACCGGGGTGACGCAGGCGCACCGGATCGCCCGCGAGGAGATCTTCGGGCCGGTGCTGTCGGTGCTCACCTTCCGGACCCCGGCCGAGGCAGTGGAGAAGGCCAACAACACCCCGTTCGGGCTGTCCGCCGGCGTCTGGACCGACAAGGGCTCCCGGATCCTCTGGATGGCGAACCAGCTGCGCGCCGGCGTCGTCTGGGCGAACACGTTCAACCGCTTCGACCCGACCTCGCCGTTCGGCGGCTACAAGGAGTCGGGCTACGGCCGCGAGGGTGGCCGTCACGGTCTGGAGGCCTACCTTGCCCACTAA
- the deoC gene encoding deoxyribose-phosphate aldolase, whose amino-acid sequence MDNGVGSGVDSLADVTSSEDRLRRFLLGLPGVDQVGAEARAAMLGTRSIKTTAKAYALDLAIRMIDLTTLEGQDTPGKVRALCAKARRPDPADPSAPQVAAVCVYPDLVATAKYELRDSGINVASVATAFPSGRSSLAIKVQDTKDAVAAGADEVDMVIDRGAFLSGRYGLVFDEIAAIREAAGEAHLKVILETGELVTYDNVRRASWLAMLAGADFIKTSTGKVSPAATLPVTLVMLEAVRDYHEATGLHIGVKPAGGIRTAKDAIKYLVTVNETAGPDWLDPELFRFGASSLLNDLLMQRTKLATGHYPGPDYFTLD is encoded by the coding sequence ATCGACAACGGCGTCGGTTCCGGCGTCGACAGTCTGGCCGACGTGACCTCTTCCGAGGACCGGCTGCGGCGGTTCCTGCTCGGGTTGCCTGGTGTCGACCAGGTCGGCGCCGAGGCGCGGGCCGCCATGCTCGGGACGCGGTCGATCAAGACGACCGCGAAGGCGTACGCGCTGGACCTCGCGATCCGGATGATCGACCTGACCACGCTGGAGGGCCAGGACACCCCGGGCAAGGTGCGGGCGCTGTGCGCGAAGGCGCGGCGGCCCGACCCGGCGGACCCGAGTGCGCCCCAGGTCGCCGCGGTCTGTGTGTACCCGGACCTCGTCGCCACCGCGAAGTACGAGCTGCGCGACTCCGGGATCAACGTGGCCAGTGTGGCGACGGCGTTCCCGAGCGGGCGGTCGAGCCTGGCGATCAAGGTGCAGGACACCAAGGACGCCGTCGCCGCCGGCGCCGACGAGGTGGACATGGTGATCGACCGGGGCGCCTTCCTGTCCGGGCGGTACGGGCTGGTCTTCGACGAGATCGCCGCGATCCGCGAGGCCGCCGGGGAAGCGCACCTGAAGGTGATCCTGGAGACCGGTGAGCTGGTCACCTACGACAACGTGCGGCGGGCGTCCTGGCTGGCGATGCTGGCCGGCGCCGACTTCATCAAGACCTCGACCGGCAAGGTCTCCCCGGCCGCGACGCTGCCGGTGACGCTGGTGATGCTGGAGGCGGTCCGCGACTACCACGAGGCCACCGGGCTGCACATCGGCGTCAAGCCGGCCGGCGGGATCCGGACCGCGAAGGACGCGATCAAGTACCTGGTCACGGTGAACGAGACCGCCGGACCGGACTGGCTGGACCCGGAGCTGTTCCGGTTCGGCGCGTCCAGCCTGCTGAACGACCTGCTGATGCAACGCACCAAGCTCGCCACCGGCCACTATCCGGGCCCCGACTACTTCACGCTGGACTGA
- a CDS encoding PH domain-containing protein, producing MSENEQYLSSSNRITGAVVMVIGLVGLVDIVIEWRTLGGLLVAALIGVLMVVTYLGLFRPSVTLRPDGLLIRNHVRDHHVPWNRITDVDVADILRVETEGAGRIRCPGVQLVMRDLRKQRVGGRKLAAENSISRADFVVERIESHRERYAAAADPDSKVVTTWALPELIALAALLVIALVAQLLR from the coding sequence GTGTCTGAGAACGAGCAGTACCTGTCGTCGTCGAACCGGATCACCGGTGCGGTGGTGATGGTGATCGGGCTGGTGGGGCTGGTCGACATCGTGATCGAGTGGCGCACGCTCGGCGGGCTGCTGGTGGCCGCGCTGATCGGAGTGCTGATGGTGGTGACCTACCTCGGCCTGTTCCGGCCTTCGGTGACGCTGCGGCCGGACGGGCTGCTGATCCGTAACCACGTCCGCGACCACCACGTCCCGTGGAACCGGATCACCGACGTCGACGTGGCCGACATCCTGCGGGTCGAGACCGAGGGCGCGGGCCGGATCCGCTGCCCCGGCGTGCAACTGGTGATGCGGGACCTGCGCAAGCAGCGGGTCGGCGGCCGCAAACTGGCCGCGGAGAACTCGATCTCGCGCGCCGACTTCGTGGTCGAGCGGATCGAGAGCCACCGGGAGCGGTACGCCGCCGCGGCCGATCCGGACAGCAAGGTCGTCACCACCTGGGCCCTGCCGGAGCTGATCGCGCTGGCGGCCCTGCTCGTGATCGCCCTCGTCGCCCAACTCCTGCGGTGA